A window of the Penaeus vannamei isolate JL-2024 chromosome 19, ASM4276789v1, whole genome shotgun sequence genome harbors these coding sequences:
- the LOC113828743 gene encoding phenoloxidase 3, whose protein sequence is MYTQKTDLRLRQRPAGGLPALGLPLRSAPPSSSVAAPVSSPLKRAARWSEVDAMDKSRKNLLYLFELPHDPISLPRGGGKIHFDLENDLSRPPVVATRLGGGVPVETTPVPDREDVLPQNLGTAASVPIGSPFSFFIKSHRQAAKDLCDVFMRTKGAEDLLQVAARVHGQVNETLFIYALSFVILRKKELRNVRLPSIIEVFPGKFIPQEQLMKAQLEVNRTDPNQSEPVVVEHGLEFSGTHLKPEHRLAYWREDYGINAHHWHWHLVYPIDMGVNRDRKGELFFYMHQQMVARYDMERLSLGLPRVQKLENWRAPIEDGYFPKLTVNNSGRAWGSRQDDTVMQDFLRNDFGLDFTDVTDLEIWRSRLFDAIHQGFMIDRAGKRVVLSDDVTSGKRGIDILGDALEADSNLSVNSPYYGDLHNMGHVLIAFSHDPDFAHKEEMAVMGDTSTAMRDPVFYRWHKFVDDTFQEYKLMQRPYTEQDLNLAGVKIERAGVVRNNEADVLHTGWNTRLFEASRGLDFNGRPVMVRLTHLDHEPFNYHLQVSNSGRGVKEVTVRVFLAPKLNARGQEMSFMEQRILWAEMDKFTVSLKPGSNHVVRSSKDSSITNAEELTFRDLENANIDPASPEATGFNFCGCGWPQHMLLPRGRPEGMPFQLFFMLTDYAQDKVTQPAARGCANGVSFCGIQDAKYPDTRPMGFPFDRRPPPTLLDQPVNTAADYARLENAFIHEISIKFLAERLNRD, encoded by the exons atgtacacccaaaAGACAGATCTTAGGCTACGTCAGCGGCCCGCAGGTGGCTTACCGGCGCTCGGACTCCCCCTCCGCAGTGCCCCTCCGTCGTCCTCCGTGGCCgctcctgtttcctctcctctgaAGCGAGCTGCCCGTTGGAGCGAGGTCGACGCCATGGACAAGAGTCGGAAGAACCTCCTGTACCTGTTCGAGCTACCTCACGACCCCATCAGCCTCCCTCGCGGCGGCGGCAAGATCCACTTCGACCTCGAAAATGACCTTTCG CGCCCCCCGGTGGTCGCCACGAGGCTTGGTGGCGGCGTCCCCGTGGAAACGACGCCCGTGCCCGATCGCGAGGACGTCCTGCCGCAGAACCTGGGCACCGCCGCCTCCGTGCCCATCGGctcgcccttctccttcttcatcaagTCGCATCGCCAGGCCGCCAAGGACCTGTGCGACGTCTTCATGA GAACGAAGGGCGCCGAGGACCTCCTGCAGGTGGCGGCGCGCGTGCACGGCCAGGTGAACGAGACGCTGTTCATCTACGCTCTCTCCTTCGTCATCCTCAGAAAGAAG GAGCTTCGCAACGTCCGTCTGCCGAGCATAATTGAAGTGTTTCCCGGGAAGTTCATCCCTCAAGAACAACTAATGAAAGCGCAGTTGGAGGTCAACCGAACGGACCCGAATCAG TCCGAGCCAGTTGTGGTGGAGCACGGACTCGAGTTCTCCGGGACACACCTGAAACCCGAGCACCGTCTGGCCTACTGGAGGGAGGACTATGGCATCAACGCCCACCACTGGCACTGGCACCTCGTCTACCCTATCGACATGGGCGTCAACCGAGATCGCAAGGGGGAACTGTTCTTCTACATGCATCAGCAGATGGTCGCCAG GTACGACATGGAGCGCCTCTCCCTGGGCCTCCCGAGGGTGCAGAAGCTCGAGAACTGGCGAGCTCCCATCGAGGACGGATACTTCCCGAAGCTCACCGTGAACAACTCCGGAAGAGCTTGGGGCTCGAGGCAGGACGATACCGTGATGCAG GACTTTCTGCGAAATGACTTTGGTCTCGACTTCACCGACGTCACCGACCTGGAGATCTGGCGTTCGAGACTCTTCGATGCCATTCACCAGGGGTTCATGATCGAC CGCGCAGGCAAACGGGTTGTCCTCTCCGATGACGTCACTTCCGGCAAGAGAGGCATCGACATCTTGGGCGACGCGCTGGAGGCCGACTCGAATCTCAGCGTGAACTCGCCTTACTACGGTGACCTCCACAACATGGGTCACGTCCTCATCGCCTTTTCGCATGACCCCGACTTCGCCCATAAG GAGGAAATGGCCGTGATGGGCGACACCTCCACTGCCATGAGGGACCCAGTTTTCTACCGTTGGCACAAGTTCGTGGACGACACCTTCCAAGAGTACAAGTTGATGCAAAGACCGTACACTGAGCAGGAT CTTAATCTTGCGGGCGTGAAGATCGAGCGCGCGGGCGTGGTCAGGAACAACGAGGCGGACGTCCTCCACACGGGCTGGAACACGCGCCTCTTCGAAGCCAGTCGCGGGCTGGACTTCAACGGGCGGCCTGTCATGGTGCGCCTCACACACCTCGACCACGAGCCCTTCAACTATCACCTGCAG GTGAGCAACAGCGGACGTGGGGTCAAGGAAGTGACAGTGAGGGTGTTTTTGGCCCCGAAGCTCAACGCCCGAGGCCAAGAGATGAGCTTCATGGAACAGCGCATTCTGTGGGCCGAGATGGACAAATTCACCGTCTCCT TGAAGCCAGGCAGCAACCACGTCGTGAGGTCATCTAAGGACTCCTCCATCACGAACGCCGAGGAACTGACCTTCAGGGACCTTGAGAACGCCAACATCGATCCAG CTTCTCCTGAGGCCACGGGTTTCAACTTCTGCGGCTGCGGGTGGCCTCAGCATATGCTCCTCCCCCGTGGACGACCCGAGGGCATGCCATTCCAGCTCTTCTTCATGCTCACCGACTATGCCCAAGATAAG GTGACCCAGCCAGCTGCCCGAGGGTGTGCCAACGGGGTCTCCTTCTGCGGGATCCAGGACGCCAAGTACCCCGACACACGGCCCATGGGCTTTCCGTTcgaccgccgcccaccgcccacgctCCTCGACCAGCCTGTCAACACCGCTGCAGACTATGCGCGCCTCGAGAACGCTTTTATCCATGAGATTAGCATCAAGTTCCTGGCAGAGAGGCTGAACCGAGACTGA